In Betaproteobacteria bacterium, the DNA window GACGCCAGCCGGAGCGGATGCCCGCGGCGCCTGCAATCAGATCCCTGGCGACCCATGGCAGGAGGCAGAGCAACGCCGCGCTCCAGCGCCAGAACGACAGCGTGAACGGCGGCACCTCGTCGTGCAGCGCCCGCGCGGTAATCACGTTGCCCGCCCAGAACAGCACGCAAAAGCTCAGCAACGCGTATGCCGTGGCAGGTCGCATGCCCTAAGGACGATGACGATCGCGGCGCTGCGGGAGACGCCTTGCCGTGCGTGCCCTCAATTGAGCATCGAGCAGGTGCGCTGCAGCTCCACCACCCGGGCTCGAACGGCCTCGGCGTCGTCGGCCTCCGGCGCCAGCGCGAGATAGCTCTGGAAGTCGGCCAGCGCCGCACGGAAGCATTCCAGCGCGAGATGCAGGTTGGCGCGCTCGCGCCATTCGCGGGCGTTGTCGGGCGACAAGGCGAGAATGCGGGAGGTCGCCGCCAGCGCCTGCGGCAGCTGCCGGTAGTGCATGTAGATGCCGCGCAGATTGCGCAGCAGCCGGGAAAGGATCTCTCTCTCGCGCGCCGGCGCAAGCAGCGCGGCCACCTCGGCCCGGCTCGGCGCCTTGCCCTGCACCGGCGTCAGGCGTTTCTGCAGGTCCGCAATGCCGAGCGACGCCCCCTTGTGATAGGGATCCAGGATCGCCGTGCCGTCGTGCACCGGGCAACGGACCAGGAAGTGGCCCGGGAACGAGACCCCTTCGAGGCGCAGGCCGATGCCGCGCCCGAGGCTTATGTAGACGATCGCGAGCGTGATCGGAATGCCGGTGCGGCGCGCGAGCACGTCGTTGAGAAAGCTGTTGCGGGGATCGTAGTAATCCTCGGTGGCGCCGTGAAAGCCCAGCTCGTCGAACATGTAGCGGTTCAGCGCGCGGATCGAGTCGGTCCGACCGATGTCGGGTCGCAGCCGCTTGCGCAGCGCCTCGGCCAAACCGTTCAGCACGCCGACGCAACCCTCGATGTCCAGGTCGGGATACTCTTCGGCCGCGATCAGCAGCGCGCCCCGGGCCAGATCGATGGCCTCGTCGGGACCTCGCGCCATGTGCTCGAATTGCTCCGCCGCCTGCATCTATGCGTCCGCTGGCCCACCGCAATGTCATGTCACACAGTGCGATTGTGGCACGCGCATGCTGCCTAGACAAACCGGGATGATCGGCGCGACGATCGGCGCAGCTGGCGCTGCAGCGGCGGCGCGCGTTACCGACGCGCGTTCAGCGCGCGCACTCGAGCGTGTTCTTGGTCTTGCCTTCGGGATCGACCGATTCCAGCTGCACGGCGAAGCCCCAGAGCCGCGACAGGTGTTTCATCACCTCCTGCGCCTCTTCCAGCTTCAACGGCCGATTGCGCGCTTCGAAGTGCTTGAGGGTGAGGGAGCGGTCGCCGTCGCGCTCGAAGCGCACGACCTGGATGTCGGGAACCGAATTCTCGCGCTTGTACTGCTCCGACAGGAGCTTGCGCAGCCGCCGGTAGCCGTCCTCGTCGTGGATCGAATCGATCACCAGGTCCGATTCGGCTTCGTGGTCGGCCACGGCGAAGAAATGGAACTCGCGCATGAGCTTGGGCGACAGGAACTGACCGATGAACGATTCGTCCTTGAAGTTGCGCATGGCGAAGTCGAGCGACCTGCCCCAGTCGGAGCCCGCCATTTCCGGGAACCAGCGCCGATCCTCGGGCGTGGGCTTTTCGCACACCCGGCGCAGGTCCGTGAACATGGCGAAGCCGAGCGCATACGGATTGATGCCGCCGAAGCCGCGCTCGTCGAAGCCGCGCTGGCAGACGACATTGGTATGCGACTGCAGGAACTCCAGCATGAAGCCGTCGTTGATCTGGCGCTTGTCGTAGAGGCGGTTGATTAGGTTGTAGTGCCAGAAGGTGGCCCAGCCTTCGTTCATCACCTTGGTCTGAACCTGCGGATAGAAGTACTGCGCGAGCTTGCGCACGATGCGCACGAGCTCCCGCTGCCAGGGCTCCAGCCGCGGCGAGTGCTTCTCCACGAAGTAGAGGATGTTCTCCTCCGGTTCGGCCGGAAAGTCGCGCTTCTTGCCGGTGGAATGCGTCGGCTCGCGCCCCGGAACCGTGCGCCACAGGTCGTTGAACTGCCGCTGCTCGTAGGCGGTGCGCGCCTCGGCGCGCACCCGCTCCTCGCGTGCCGACGGCGGCTGCGGACGCTTGAAGCGGTCGACTCCGTGCAGGCTCAGCGCATGGCACGAATCGATGATCGCTTCCACCTCGGCCTCGCCGTAGCGCTCCTCGCACTCCATCACGTAGCGGCGCGCGAACACGAGGTAGTCGATGATCGCGTCGGCCTCGGTCCACTGCCGGAAGAGATAATTGCCTTTGAAAAAAGAGTTGTGGCCGAAACAGGCGTGCGCGATCACCAGCGCCTGCATCATCATGGTGTTCTCTTCCATGAGATAGGCGATACAGGGGTCGGAGTTGATCACGATCTCGTAGGCGAGCGCCTGATAGCCCTTGCGGTACGCCTGCTCGTTGCGAATGAACTCCTTGCCATAGGTCCAGTGCGGATAGCCGACCGGCAGCCCTGCGCTCGCATAGGCGTCGAGCATCTGCTCGGAGCTGATGACTTCGATCTGGTTCGCGTACGTGTCGAGATTGAACTCGGCCGCACACGCGCTGACCGCCTTTTCGTAGCGCTCGATCAGCTCGAAGTCCCAGTCCGCGCCGGTGGAGATGAAACTCATGCCGCCGCCTCCGTGCGACCATCGGTTCTCGACCGCAAAGGCGTCGGCGGCCGGGCGGCAGTTCGATTTGCGGTCGATCCCCGCAAGCGGGCACCTCCGAACCGGCTGATGCAGGTCAACCGCCAAGCCGTCGGCGCCCGGCGCCATTCGCTTTGCGGTCGATCCCCACTGCGTGGGGCCCCTCGCCCGGGAAGCTCATGTCGCCGCCCCTCGCCCGGGAATCTCATGCCGCCTGTGCCCCCACATCTTTGCGGAAGAGCTCGCGGAACACGGGATAGATCTCCTCGCGCCGCGTGACCCGCCGCATGGCGAACGACCCCGGCGCGGCGCTGATCTCCTGGTATTCCACCCACAGGCTGCTCATGCGCGCACCCGACTCGTCGGGCGTCTCCAGGTAGGCGAAATAGCGCGTCTGCGGCAGGAGGCGGTCGGCCAGAAAACGCGCGCTCTTGCCCGCGTCGGCACCGAACGCGTCGCCATCGGAGGCTTGCGCCGCGTAGATGTTCCAGCCGCCGCTGGCGTAGCGGGCTTCGACGATCTCGGCCATCAGCTGCAGCGCCGAGAGCACCACCGTGCCGCCGCTCTTGCGATCATGGAAGAAGGTCTTCTCGTCCACCTCCTCGGCATTGTCGGTATGGCGGATGAACACCAGCTCGACGCGCTCGTACTTGCGCGTGAGGAACAGGTAGAGCAGCGTGAAGAAGCGCTTGGCCAGGTCTTTCTTCGCCTCGTCCATGGAGGCGGAGACGTCCATCAGACAGAACATGACGGCGCGCGCGGTCGGCTCCGGCACGTTGACGCGATTGCGGTAGCGCAGATCGAACTCGTCCAGGAAGGGCACGCGCGCGAGCTTGTGCTTGAGCTCTTCGATCAGGTCGCGCAGCGCCTGGAGCTCGGCCTGCGGCCGGTCTTCGGCGAGCGCGCGCACGAGCTCGTCATCGAGCGCTTCGATCTCGCGCGCCAGCGGCCCGCCGAGCGCGATCCGCCGCGCCAGCGAGGTTCGCATCGTACGCACGATCGCCAGGTTGGTCGGCGAGCCCGTGGTGGTATAGCCGGCGCGCTGCGGCTTGTGCTCCTCGATGCCGGCCAGCATGTTGCGCTCGAGCCGCGGCAGCTCCAGGTCCTCGAAGAAGATGTGGAGGAATTCCTCGCGCGAGAGTGCGAATACGAACTCGTCCTCGGATTCGCCCGTGCCGGGCTCCCTGCCGCCGCCCTCGCCGCTTCCGCCCTCGGGGCGCGGTATGCGGTCGCCCTTGGTGAACTCGCGGTTGCCCGGGTGGACGATCTCGCGGTCGCCCCCCGGGCCGTGCCGGAACACCGGCTCCGAGATGTCCTTGCGGGGCACGCTCACGTTGCCGCCGCGATCCATGTCGGTGATCGAGCGCTCGGACACCATGTCGTGTACGGCGCGCCGGATCTGCTCCTTATAGCGGCGCAGAAAGCGGGCGCGATTGACCGCGCTCTTGTTGGGAGCGTTCTCGCGCCGGTCGATCAGGTGGGCCATGGGCTTCCTGCCTCGTTCAGGGGTTGCACTCGGGCTTCGAGCGAGCGTCGCCGGCCCGGGATCAGGACGACTTCCGCACCCGCAGGTACCAGTCGCACAGCAACCGCACCTGCTTCTCGGTGTAGCCCTTCGCCACCATGCGCGCGACGAAATTCTCGTGCTTGCTGCGGTCGTCGTCGGAGGCCTTGGCGTTGAACGAGATCACCGGCAGCAGATCCTCGGTGTTGGAAAACATCTTCTTCTCGATCACCTCGCGCAGCTTCTCATAGCTCGTCCACGCGGGGTTCCTGCCGCCGCTGGCGGCGCGCGCGCGCAGCACGAAGTTGACGATCTCGTTGCGGAAATCCTTCGGGTTGGCGATGCCCGCCGGCTTCTCGATCTTCTCCAGCTCCGCATTCAGCGAGGCGCGGTCGAACACTTCGCCCGTATCCGGGTCGCGGAACTCCTCGTCCTGGATCCAGCAGTCGGCGTAAGTCACGTAGCGGTCGAAGATGTTCTGCCCGTACTCGGCGTACGACTCGAGATACGCGGTCTGGATCTCCTTGCCGATGAACTCGGCGTAGCGCGGCGCGAGCCAGCCCTTGATGAACTCGAGGTAGCGGCGCTGCGTTTCCTCCGGCAGGTCCTCGCGGGCGATGCGCTGCTCCAGCACGTACATGAGGTGCACGGGGTTGGCGGCGATCTCGGTGTGGTCGTAGTTGAACACCGAGGAGAGCACTTTGTACGCGAACCGGGTCGACATGCCGGTCATGCCCTCGTCCTGGCCGGCGTAGTCGCGATACTCCTGGTAGGACTTGGCCTTGGGATCGGTGTCCTTCAGACTCTCGCCGTCGTACACGCGCATCTTGGAAAAGATGCTCGAGTTCTCGGGATCCTTGAGCCGCGTGAGCGTGGAGAACTGCGCCATCGCGTCGAGCGTTCCGGGCGCGCACGGCGCCTGCGCGAGCGAGCTGCCGCGCATCAGCTTTTCGTAGATGCGCACTTCCTCCGAAACCTGCAGGCAGTATGGCACCTTCACGATATAGATGCGGTCGAGGAAGGCCTCGTTGCGCTTGTTGTTACGAAAACTCTGCCACTCGGCTTCGTTCGAGTGGGCGAGGATGATGCCCTGGAACGGAATGGCGCCGAAGCCCTCGGTTCCCTTGAAGTTGCCTTCCTGGGTCGCGGTCAGCAGCGGGTGCAGCATCTTGATCGGCGCCTTGAACATCTCGACGAACTCGAGCATGCCCTGGTTGGCCAGGCACAGGCCGCCGGAATAGCTGTAGGCGTCGGGATCGTGCTGCGCGTACTGATCGAGCTGGCGAATATCGACCTTGCCCACCAGCGAGGAAATATCCTGGTTGTTCTCGTCGCCCGGCTCGGTCTTGGCGATCGCGGTCTGCCGCAGCACCGACGGGTGCACCCGCACGACGCGGAACTTGGAGAGATCGCCGCCGAACTCTTCCAGGCGCTTGACCGCCCACGGCGACGGAATCCCGCTCAAATAGCGGCGCGGGATGCCGTATTCCTTTTCCAGCGTCTCAGCGTACTCTTCCACGGCAAACAGGCCCAGCGGCGACTCGTTCACCGGCGAGCCCTTGAGCGCGTAGATCGGCTGGTGCTCCATCAGTTGCTTCAACCGCTCGGCGAGCGAGGATTTTCCGCCGCCTACCGGACCGAGCAGGTAGAGGATCTGCTTGCGCTCTTCCAGGCCCTGGGCGGCATGGCGGAAGAACGACACGATCTGGTTGATCGCCTCGTCCATTCCGTAGAACTCGCGAAACGCGGGATAGCGCCGGATGATGCGGTTGGAGAACAGGCGCGACAGCCGCGGATCGTTGCGCGTGTCGACGACTTCCGGCTCTCCGATCGCGGCGAGCATGCGCTCCGCCGCGTTGGCGTACGCGGTGCTGTCCTGACGACACAGGTCGAGGTACTCCTCGAGCGACATCTCCGTTTCCTGCGCCGCCGAGTAGCGACTCTTGTAACCTTCGAGCAACGTCGTCATAGATTTCTCCCGGCCCTGGGGCCTTTCAACCACCGGCAGTGCGGCCTTGCTGGGTATCGAAGACTCGGCCGCTTCCTGCAACTTCAGTTCCTGTGACACAACCTCCCGGGGTGCAGTTCATCGCTGATAAGCAAATGTCGGGCCGGCATGTACCTACGTATCTCCCGGCACAGCCTGCCAACCGACGTCGGCCGTTCGCGAAAGTCCCCGCGACGCCAGCGGCTGGCCGCAACCTTCCCGCCTCGCCCGCGCCACGACCGCTTCCAGCGCATTGCTTACAAACTCAAAACCGCGGCGAGGCGCGCGTCGAACGTGCCTGCAATCGCGCACCGTCACCCTAACCCAATGCGGCTTCGCCAAAAACCCGGAGCAGGCGCGCCAAGCAGGGGTTATTGACGTGTTCGCATGCGCCGTCGCCGCGCCGCTGGCACGAAGCGCGAGAACTTTCGGTTGAATCGGTAAAGCCCGCAGGCTCATTGCGCCGGCACCGCGATCTCGACCAGGTTCTGGTCCGGATCGCGCACATAGACCGAGCGGATGGCGCCCATGCCGCCGCTGCGAACGACCGGACCAGCGACAATGGGTACGCCGTGCAGGCGCAGCCGCTCGATCACCTCATCCAGCGGAACTGCGGCGATGAAGCACAGGTCGAGCGAGCCCGGCGTCGGCGTGTGCGCCTTGAGCGTCGCCATGACAGCGGGTTGATGGACGTTGATCTTCTGCGTGCCGAAGCGCAGTGCGATTCGGCCCTCGGCGTAACGCTCGAGCGCCATGCCGAGCACACCGACGTAGAACGCGAGGCACTTGGCTTCGTCGCGCGTGGTGAGAACGACATGATCGATGGCGGCGATCACTTAAGTCGCGTGCTCCTGCCCGGGGGGCTGATGCCTATCATAGCTCCGATCGATGGCAACATTGCAAGCACCGATGCACCCACGCCGTGTAACCGCGCACGGACCTGTGCGATCCACGCGTCGGCTGCGGCTTGTGGGTTAAAATCGCCCGCATGCCCCCGTAGCTCAGTGGATAGAGCTACCCCCTCCTAAGGGGTAGGTCGCACGTTCGATTCGTGTCGGGGGCGCCAATTCGAACCGCAACGAATGGCGTTCATCGATCGACTCATCCTGCGAGTCGCATGCATGCTGGCCTGTGCCACAGGCAGCGCAGCGCATGCCCAGGCCGCGCCCGGCGAAATCCTGCACGCCAAGGTCGTCGCCTACGGCAGTGCGAGCGCCTTCGCCGTGCTCGATCCCGCGCAGAAGGTGAAGCGAGTCAAGCTGACGGGCGTCGACGCGCCGGAAAAGAAACAGCGCTTCGCGCAGCAGGCGCAGCGTCTGGCCTCCGACTATCTGGGCGCAAAAACGGTCGCCATCGCCATCGACGCAGTCGACGACGCTGACCGCGTCCATGGCCGCGTGAGCATTGACGGCCGCGATTTCGGTCTGGTGCTGCTCGAGGCGGGCCTCGCCTGGTGCGACCCTGACGACAGCCCGCGCCTGCCCGCCGCATTGAAGGGTGCCTATGCGCACGCATGCGAACAGGCGCGCGGGCAGCGCCGCGGCCTGTGGCAAGACGCGAACCCGCTGCCGCCGTGGGAATATCGCAAGATCCCGCGCTTCGATCCGCCGCCCGGCCGTGCGGAGTCGAAGCATTGCCGGCAAATCGGCTACCAGACGCTGCAATGCGACGATGGCACGCGTTACCGCAGCGTCGGCAGCCGGGTGATCGGCTCGGACGGCACGGTCTACACCCGGCGCGGCAACACGGTGAGCGGCAGCGACGGCAATCGATTCGAGATCCAGGGCAAGACGACATATGGGAGCGACGGCAGCGTGTGCCGCGCCCGGGGCAGGCTGGTCGAGTGCCGTTGAATCGTGCCGATCGCGCGCGCATCCAGCGCTTCCTCGATGCCGCCGGCATGGGAGCGCATCGTGCTGGTGGTCGCGACCGGCCTCGTCTTCCATCGGCGCACCCTCGACTAGCGATGCACGACGCGAACGCGGGTGACGCCGCGCAGCGACGCCATTATCGAGCGTTCCCTATTTCATGTCACGCTCGTCCCTCACCCCCAACCCCTCCCTTGCAGGGCGCGCATCGGCATGCAGGCCGATGCCGTTCGGCCGGCACGGACCATGGTCCGCGAATTCCAGGCCTCACCCCGGGGGGAGAGGGGAGCGTCGCGTCCGTATTGGACTATCGTCCAATACGGAACGATCAATAGTAGCAGGCCCAATTTACGGACACCGCGCGCGCTGGTACTCTGTTTCGCAGGCACGCGACTGCCGTGCAACCCGGGACGCCGATCGCAACGACGACTCATGTTCAAGTGGCTCGCGAAGCAATTCAACAAGGACAACGACGATCCCGAATCGCTCGCATCCGAGAAGGGTCTGGAGAACTTCATCGCCGCGGTTCCGGTGACGGTCCCGGCACGAACGGTCGAAGCGCTGGGCGAGCCGTTCGAGAGCGCGCGCAGTCTCGGATTCGCACCCGACCCGTTGCGACGGGCGCTGAAGCGCCTGGATGAGCGCGCACAAGAGCCCGTGCAGGCGGTACGGGAGCGCCTGTTCGAAGACGAAAACGGACGCGACATCGCCGACGGCGCCTGGCTCGTGCTGGCGCGCTACTTCCGCAACGTGCATGCCGGCTACGACGTGTGGCTCGAAGCCGTCCGCAGCCGCAGCGAGCCTGGCGAGCTCAGCGACGAAGAGCGCGGCGACGCCGTACTGATCGCTGGCCGCGCCATGGCGGCGCTCGGCCGCCACAAGGCGCTCATGCGCATGCGTTACCGCGACGTCGATCCCGCGTATTGGGACCGGTTGCACGCGCTGGCGGCCTGGAGCAGCGCCTTCGGCGGCAGCAGGACGCTGCTCGAGCTCTATCCTCGCAGCGGCTACCAGAGCAGCATCGAGCGCGAATACCTGATCGCACTGGCGTACGACGCGGCGCCCATCGGCAACCTGCTGCCGGCGCAACTGGTCGGCCTCGATGTGCTGCTGCGCCGTCTGGCGACGCATTTTCAGTTCGCCGATTCGTACCGCGATACGGCGCCGTTCGTGATCGAACCGGAACGCGAGCCCGGCGTGCGGCGTTCGCTCAAGGGCTTGAGCGCCCGCTCCGGTCAACGCTTCTTCGGCGTCGGCGGCGCCTATGCGCAGCTCGCGGCGCTGCGCAAGCAGGCTGGACGCGAAGTCCCGGACTGGATGGCGCATGCGCATCTCGATCCGGCCTCCTACCGCAGCCTGCTCGACCTGCTGCTGCAGCACTGGTCGTCGCAGCCGCCGCAGCGCCAGCACCGGCGCGATCGCGTCGAGGCCGAGATGCTGGTGAGCCGGGGCGTGGGGCAAGTGCGCCGCATGATCGCCGCCAGCGAGTACGCGCAGGCGGGCGGCCTCCTGAGCTACGAGGACAGCGCGCCCTACGATCACAAGCTGTTCGGCAAGATCCGATTCGGCTCGGTCGAACAGCAGGCCGCCCCGCAGCCCGCGCAGGGCATCGAAGCGGCGCCGGTCACTCCGCTCGAGACACTGCAGAAATTCGAGCTCGAAGGCGACCGGCAGATGACCGAACGCTGGATGCTGACCGACTCGAGCGCGAACGGCTTTGGAGCGCTGGCGTCCGCGCACGGCGGCTGGGCGCGCACCGGGATGCTGATCGGCTTCCGCCGCCTCGACAGCCTCGACTGGAATATCGCCGTCATACGCCGCCTGAGCCGCTCCGCCGAAGGCAAGCTCAGCGTGGGCGCGCAGGCGATCGAAGGCAATGCGCTGTGCGCGCGCGTGCGTTTCGGCAGCGGCGATGCCGGCAATCCCTGGGTGGCAGTGGCTGGAACGAACGACGCTTTCCACGACGCCATCCTGCTGCGCTCGGAGGGACGGAGCCACATCCTGCTCGAGCCCGGCATTTTCGCCGGTCCGCAGGAATGCATGCTCTCGTTCGAGCGGACGTGGCGCCGTGCGCGCCTGGAGCGCAGCCTCGAGCGGGGTTACGACTTCGAGCTGGTGGAATTCAACCTGGCAGCAGAGGCGCCGGTCGCGTAAGCCCGCGCAGCGTCAGGGTGAGTCGCGCGGCGGATCGCTGCTCTCGGACTGGGCGCCGTGGCGCGCCGGCGGCGATGCCCGGTCCACGTCGTAGCCGGCGAGCTTGAGCAGCCATGCCACCACGAAGCCGGCGACCAGCGGCCACCACTGCATCGAATAGCCGGCCACCAGGCCGGAACCGCAATAGACGAACGAAAGCAACAGCAGCGTGGGGTGGCGCGTGCGCCGATACACGAATAGCATCATGAAGCCCAGCACGATGAACGCGCTGGCGACGAAGTAGAGCAGGATGACCAACAGGGTCAAGACGGCGGATCCGGGCAGTTGAGGAGAATCGGCCGATTATAGACGGCCCGGCCGCGGCGCTCGCGAAGGCGGCGCGAACGGAAAGCGAAAGACCGCATTGCTGTGAACCGCCTTGCCGTGGACGGACCGCAGCTTGA includes these proteins:
- a CDS encoding tetratricopeptide repeat protein, which translates into the protein MQAAEQFEHMARGPDEAIDLARGALLIAAEEYPDLDIEGCVGVLNGLAEALRKRLRPDIGRTDSIRALNRYMFDELGFHGATEDYYDPRNSFLNDVLARRTGIPITLAIVYISLGRGIGLRLEGVSFPGHFLVRCPVHDGTAILDPYHKGASLGIADLQKRLTPVQGKAPSRAEVAALLAPAREREILSRLLRNLRGIYMHYRQLPQALAATSRILALSPDNAREWRERANLHLALECFRAALADFQSYLALAPEADDAEAVRARVVELQRTCSMLN
- a CDS encoding SpoVR family protein, with translation MSFISTGADWDFELIERYEKAVSACAAEFNLDTYANQIEVISSEQMLDAYASAGLPVGYPHWTYGKEFIRNEQAYRKGYQALAYEIVINSDPCIAYLMEENTMMMQALVIAHACFGHNSFFKGNYLFRQWTEADAIIDYLVFARRYVMECEERYGEAEVEAIIDSCHALSLHGVDRFKRPQPPSAREERVRAEARTAYEQRQFNDLWRTVPGREPTHSTGKKRDFPAEPEENILYFVEKHSPRLEPWQRELVRIVRKLAQYFYPQVQTKVMNEGWATFWHYNLINRLYDKRQINDGFMLEFLQSHTNVVCQRGFDERGFGGINPYALGFAMFTDLRRVCEKPTPEDRRWFPEMAGSDWGRSLDFAMRNFKDESFIGQFLSPKLMREFHFFAVADHEAESDLVIDSIHDEDGYRRLRKLLSEQYKRENSVPDIQVVRFERDGDRSLTLKHFEARNRPLKLEEAQEVMKHLSRLWGFAVQLESVDPEGKTKNTLECAR
- a CDS encoding DUF444 family protein, producing MAHLIDRRENAPNKSAVNRARFLRRYKEQIRRAVHDMVSERSITDMDRGGNVSVPRKDISEPVFRHGPGGDREIVHPGNREFTKGDRIPRPEGGSGEGGGREPGTGESEDEFVFALSREEFLHIFFEDLELPRLERNMLAGIEEHKPQRAGYTTTGSPTNLAIVRTMRTSLARRIALGGPLAREIEALDDELVRALAEDRPQAELQALRDLIEELKHKLARVPFLDEFDLRYRNRVNVPEPTARAVMFCLMDVSASMDEAKKDLAKRFFTLLYLFLTRKYERVELVFIRHTDNAEEVDEKTFFHDRKSGGTVVLSALQLMAEIVEARYASGGWNIYAAQASDGDAFGADAGKSARFLADRLLPQTRYFAYLETPDESGARMSSLWVEYQEISAAPGSFAMRRVTRREEIYPVFRELFRKDVGAQAA
- a CDS encoding PrkA family serine protein kinase; the protein is MTTLLEGYKSRYSAAQETEMSLEEYLDLCRQDSTAYANAAERMLAAIGEPEVVDTRNDPRLSRLFSNRIIRRYPAFREFYGMDEAINQIVSFFRHAAQGLEERKQILYLLGPVGGGKSSLAERLKQLMEHQPIYALKGSPVNESPLGLFAVEEYAETLEKEYGIPRRYLSGIPSPWAVKRLEEFGGDLSKFRVVRVHPSVLRQTAIAKTEPGDENNQDISSLVGKVDIRQLDQYAQHDPDAYSYSGGLCLANQGMLEFVEMFKAPIKMLHPLLTATQEGNFKGTEGFGAIPFQGIILAHSNEAEWQSFRNNKRNEAFLDRIYIVKVPYCLQVSEEVRIYEKLMRGSSLAQAPCAPGTLDAMAQFSTLTRLKDPENSSIFSKMRVYDGESLKDTDPKAKSYQEYRDYAGQDEGMTGMSTRFAYKVLSSVFNYDHTEIAANPVHLMYVLEQRIAREDLPEETQRRYLEFIKGWLAPRYAEFIGKEIQTAYLESYAEYGQNIFDRYVTYADCWIQDEEFRDPDTGEVFDRASLNAELEKIEKPAGIANPKDFRNEIVNFVLRARAASGGRNPAWTSYEKLREVIEKKMFSNTEDLLPVISFNAKASDDDRSKHENFVARMVAKGYTEKQVRLLCDWYLRVRKSS
- a CDS encoding VOC family protein, coding for MIAAIDHVVLTTRDEAKCLAFYVGVLGMALERYAEGRIALRFGTQKINVHQPAVMATLKAHTPTPGSLDLCFIAAVPLDEVIERLRLHGVPIVAGPVVRSGGMGAIRSVYVRDPDQNLVEIAVPAQ